The Cucurbita pepo subsp. pepo cultivar mu-cu-16 chromosome LG15, ASM280686v2, whole genome shotgun sequence genome contains the following window.
TTctccaaattcaaaacaatccAAAGCAAGAATTAGTACAAATTTGAATCAATATGGTATTTGTTATATCTAGCCAACTTAAATAATGCATACCGTTGCTCCATCAGGACAATTATTTCCCGAGTGTTTATAATTCCATATGCCAAATCCTTGCCCATTAATAACACCGCCATGAATGGAAAGTCCATTTACGCTGTGAAACTCAATCCAAGTTTTAGTTTTAGCTAAAACCTGAATGTATGAGGAAGCCACAAGAGTACCATTGATGCGAACAGTAATAGCATTGTTCTTACAAGGCTCGTTAAAGCTCACACTTTGAACGTAGAATGTGCCGTTGGGCACGATAATAGTAGCTGGTCCCAACGAGTCACAAGCCTTGGTCCATGCTGTTTGAAGCATAGGCGAGGCATCAATCATTCCATCAGGCTTGGCTCCAAGATTAACAATATCTAACGTTACTTTAGCCAAGGCATagttaaaaaacaaaagccaTATGAAAACTGAATTGTACAAATACTTGTAATAAATGGAAGAGATTTGGAGTGATATTTATAGGCTAATGAAACTATTGCAGGCTTCAAATTTGgagtgatttttttaaatggttaaaaatatatatatatttttttatatatttggaaaGTGATTTCAATGGaccaaacataaaataatcttaataattattattataattaaaagttttaatttgacGGAACTTAACTTCGATGTTATGGGTtagaaattttcataaaagtaTTCAATGATAATAGGAAATTACAGGATAGGTTTCGAGAAACgtattgatatttatttacaattgtcgaatttttattgaataaaaccTATTTTTCGAGCCAACTATGGTTCTTTCCTATTCAATATATCAATCACATTTCATTAGTATTCATGATTGTGTTGCCTTTTCTTTAGTGGTTTCGTTCTTTCATTTTGGGCAACTTCTAAACTTCTAAACTTCTACTATAAtaagaaatttatattattttgtgttcGACAATTTTGGGAGTTTGAATAGAGTTCTAAGCATTTCTAACTTAAATTGGAATAAGATAAGAAAGGAATTCATTTACTTCGAACAACAAAAAGGGGCTCAATCTAACTCTGACTTTTGTGTTTTGAAAGGAATGCTGCTTTTAAAAACGGAGGGGAAATTACAGCAAAGAAAAAGTCCGATCGCTACCGCTAACAAAATTCACACAATTTGTTTATAGAAACAACGCAGTAGACTTTTTTAGTCTCTCTCTTATCTTCTATTACTTGTTTGAGTTCCCCTCTCTCTCATCCTCTTTTCAAGTCCCACTCAGCGGCAAATACTTTTATGCATACCTCTTCCAGTTGATCTATACCATACTCGATTCTCGTAAGATGATACACACTAGCTAACAGTCCGCTTGGTGCTACATCATAAGCACATTGGGAACGTAGATAATTgtaaccatatatatataatgactATAATGGAATGCCACAAATAAAATCTTGATAATAATGATGGTCAAGACGATGAAGAAGACTTTGATGATATTCACAACGATAACATGGACAAAATAATACCATATATTGTTCATACTCGTTTTGGTCAGATCGTAGCCGGGGATGTTATGGAAAGTCTTTGacttttaattcataaatatatcacacaaataaataattttcaaacgtAACAATTTTTTGGACTGAATCAATGATATAACATTTTTGTAGTCTATCAATATGGATTTCTATTACTGACAGACTATTTTGACGGTCTCTATCGCTCATacatattctttttcaatttttggttAAACTCAATCTTATACACTTAGAAGTTGAATGTTGTTTGAGTTGggtgattttcttttcttatttagtCAAGTTTATTAATGGTGCCTTTCTGATTAAATcgaaaaattgatatttagttAGTAGTAGAAACCTAGTCGTAAGGTGCATTGTGTTCCCGTTTGTTTTTGGCGAAAATCCAATCCAATTATTTCCCTCAAGgtagtttcaaatttattttttttctttttaattagcAATCCAAACTTGGTCAATTAAGACTAgttaataaagtttatttaaattaagtcgaattaattctttttcctatATAGTTAAATTGAATCTTGTTGTTGagttaaaagttcaaaacttTATGGAGTGAGACCTATTCCGTTTCCTTATTGATTAAATCAAATCGTGCTACTTAGTTCAGAGAGGGCGAGGGTTTGTATGATGGCATCAATTATGGGATTACCCCAGCTCGATTTTATGACGATGTGGGGACTAGTAGTTGAATCATTAGCTCCGATAAGTGTACCTTTCAGATCTTGCCGAAAAATGTGAGATTCCCCCGTCTCCTTCAAGTATACTTAGTGCTGCCACGTCCtctagagaaagaaaaaaactccCACACGAAAACCCTTTTTGCAAACTTCTTGGGGGCACAAGTATTGTGCATTATTGGCCTTCAACAACAACGTGACGGCCTACAATCGTTAGTACAAAAATTGGTGATTCTATTGAAGTCAttgtcttttccttttcaattggTTGTGGTTGGCTACAAAAATGGATTTAGGGGCGAAGAGATAAGGTCAATTCACACCGTTAGGGGCTAGCAACCCCGAGAATTTTGGCGAGTTGTCGGAATCCACGAGCAACTTCATAGAGGTATACCCAAGCAACAACGAAGCCGCATCCAAAAATTTCTAGCTCGTTCTAATTGTTCTCGCGCCCCAGCCACgtgaaaataaagagaaatgaagaagataagGAAACCATAAAATGGAGAGGTGTTAACTATCTTCCTGCTCAAGGCATCAACTACCACATTAGCCTTGTCAGTTCACTAGTTCAAGCCACCTCCTTTGTCTCATATCTAACTTCTTTTGGGTGAACAAATATTTAAGGCTCTTGTGGTCGGTGTACATTTGGATTCTCTCCCCATGAAGATAATGTCGCCATGTCTTCAGTGCGAACACCACCAACAGCCAACTCCAAGTCATGGGAAGGATAATTTTGCTCGTAGTCCTTCAACTGTCTAGAAGCATACACAATTACTTTCCCATTCTACATAAGCACACAAATCAAGCCTTCGTTGAAGCGTCACTCTACACATATTAAGAAGATATTTTGgagatatatttttagaatatatctgagatatttagGGAGTGGTTAGTATAGATTTATTAacggtatattttatttatttgcaaaatttagtttaagaagatattttggagatatatttttagaatatatatgtGAGATATTTAGGGAGTGGTTAGTATAGATTTATTaaccgtatattttatttatttacagaatttagttagttatatatatttttctatttttaggtattagttgatagtttgtatcctaaaCGTGGTAAACCTGAAtcaagatcatactttcgatcccaattctatttctatttgtcattcttaacatggtatcagagcacctCTCGatctcaattctatttctatttgtcattcttaacatggtatcagagcaccgatcttggtgttcttaaatatcaaaatttcctttatggcggaatcagccaaatccagcttcaaaatttcggatgttgatttaacacatccttactatattcatcactctgatcagccaggatattcacttgttccaatcaaattaaatggagcaaattaccaatcctggagtaaatcagttatgcatgctcttattgccaagaagaaaattggcttcattgatggcacaatTGAGGAACCGTCccaagatgcaaattcaaccgaattcgaactctggaatcagtgcaacagtatgataatatcttggttaactcattccGTTGAAGCAGATATCGCTAAAGGCATTATTCACGCCAAGacagctcatcaagtgtgggttgatcttcacgatcaattctcacaaaagaatgctccagcaatttttcaaatacaaaactcgATAGCAACGATGTCACAAGGAACCATGGCACTGTCaacatatttcaccaagctcaaagcactctgggatgaactggaagcgtaccgcacaccatttacctgtaatcaacgtcaaatacatattgatcaacgcgaagaagacaagttgatgcaaTTGCTCATGGGGCTCAATCAGTCTTATAAaacggtgagatctaacatattgatgatgtctccattacctaatgtgaggcaagcctattcattacttgtacaagaagagatgcagcgTCAGGTAACTTCCGAACCTACTGAGAAAATCTCGATTGCATCAGCagtgcaaaagaaaacaatatattcaaaattcgccAAGGACAAATTGTGTGAACACTGCAATAAAAGTGGTCATACAATCAATGAGTGTCGAATTCTTAAGTTTCACTGTAACttttgtgatagaaggggCCATACAGAAGATCGGTGtcgacagaaaaataattctggaaggacaagacaagacaatcaacacaataaccgtggatatcgatcatctgcaaatatggccgatgtttcacagttgaatacagaagaacagtcacctaattccattccaaatttttcttctgagcaaTTACGACAGATAGCACAAGCCTTATCTGCAATCAATCATCACCCTTCTGGTAATTCCGACAATCACGTCAATGTTGCAGGTTTGCTTCCCATATCtacattatctattaactctgcgagttctaattcatggattctcgatagtggagctacgGATCATATAGTATCAAAATCTTCTGTTATGACTGAACCAAAGGCTGCCATCATGTCTACaataaatttgcctaatggAGAGACAGCACGTGTGTCACATACTGGCAATATTTCCCTTAGCCCTAACCTTCAATTAAACAACGTTTTATGtgtgccttcattcaatttaaacctaatgtcgatcagcaaacttaccaataacttgaaatgttatgtcaccttctatcctgattcttgtgttatgcaggacttggctacggggaagatgattggctcgggtaaacaatttggaggtctctatcatatttcttcatctccaatcaaatcttcagctcatcaagtatctcagtcatctgatttgtggcatttacgcctaggtcatcctactcaaacatccatcttccaccttctattccttcacctcctATCCCTTCACCTACTACTTCGTcgtctcctccaccttctccAGATTCGCCCACTNGATGCAGCGTCAGGTAACTTAAGAACCTACTGAGAATTTCTCGATTGCATCAGCAGTgcagaagaaaacaatatattcaaaattcgccAAGGACAAATCGTGTGAACACTGCAATAAAAGTAGTCATACAATCAATGAGTGTCGAATTCTTAAGTTTCACTGTAAGTTTTGTGATAGAAGGGAACATACAGAAGATCGGTGTcgatagaaaaataattctggaAGGACAAGACAAGTCAATCAACACAATAATCGTGGATATCGATCATCTGCAAATATGGCCGNTCACTGCAGTTctaatctatgttgatgatattctgttgacaggcaatgatctcgaagaaattcaatatctcaagactagtttactccagaaatttcttatcaaagatttaggaaatttgaaatattttctaggcattgaattttctcggtctagaaaagaaatttttatgtctcaaaggaagtatgctctagacatcCTTCAAGACACAGGTCTTATAGGAGCACGTCTAGACAAATTTCCTATGAagaaaaatctgaaactttctttaactgaaggagagaagttgaatgatccaagtgtttacagacggttgattggcagattaatatatttgactgtcactaggcctgacatagcTTATTCAGTTCATATGCTTagccaatttatgcatgaaccaagaaaaccacattgggaggcagctcttcgagttctgaggTACATCAAAGGCACTCCTGGTCAAGGACTTCTACTGccatctgaaaacaatttaagattacAGGCATATTGCGATTCTGACTGGGGTAgttgtcgaacttccagaCGGTCTATTTCTAGGTTCTACATTTTTctcggaaattcaattatttcttggaagtgTAAAAAGCAGACtaatgtgtccagatcatcagcagaagccgagtatcgagctatggcaaatacttgtttagagttaacttggttaagatacattcttcaagacttgaatgttccactgtccgaaccagcattattatattgtgataatcaagcagcattacatatagcagccaatccagtttttcatgaacgtacgaaacacattgaaatagattgtcatatagttcgagaaaagttacaagctggaatcatcaaaccatGTTATGTTTCGACCAAAATGCAATTGGCAGATGTTTTTACTAAAGCTTTGGGAAGACAGCAGTTTGACTTTTTGAAGgacaagttgggtgtgatcgacatacactctccaacttgagggggagtattaagaggatattttggagatatatttttagaatatatgtgagatatttagggagtggttagtatagatttgattaaccgtatattttatttatttaccagatttagttagatatatattttttctatttttaggtattagttgatagtttgtatcctatttaaacgtgttaaacatgaatgaagatcatactttNTTGATAGTTTGTGGTAAAcctgaatgaagatcatactttcgatcccaattctatttctatttctcattcttaacaacaCAACAAGGTTGTCTATTCCATCGAGTATTGTGAGGATTGGTATAGTCACCGACCTCCTTTTCAACTCTTGGAAGCTTTCTACACAAGCTAGAGTCTACACAAAGGGCTTCCCCTTTTTGGTCAACTAAGTCATCGTAGCCAATATTTTCGAGAAGCCTTGGACAAACCTCCTGTAGTAGCCAGTCAGCCATAAAAGTTTCTTACCTTTTGTCATAATTGTTGGCCTAATCCATGTCATCTTACCTTTTGTCATAATTGTTGGCCTAATCCATCTCATGACAGCTTCAATCTTAGTTGAATCCATAGTAATTCTCTTTTTTGAGACCACATGTCTAAATGCTACTTCCAATAGCCAGAACTAACAATTAGAAAACTTGGCATACAACTTCTGAGTTCTCAACACAATCAGAACCATTCGCAGGTGATCTTTATGTTCTACTTAAGTCAAGGAATACACTAATATATCATCGATGAACAAGATCACAAAGGAACCGAGGTAATCCTTGTACACCTCATTTATAACTGTGAACTCGTAACGTCCATAGAGACTTCTGAAGGTTGCCTTAGAGATGTCCTCTTCTCTAATCCTCAATTGATGGTACCCCAACCTCAGATCTATCTTAGAGAATACAGACGCCCCTTGCAAATAATTGAGCAAATGATCTATCCTCGGAAGGTGATACTTGTTTTTTATAGTGACCTTGTTTAACTCTCGATAGTCTATTCAAAGACGCAAGGTCCCATTTACTTTTTCACGAAAAGTACAAGGGCTCCCCAGGGTGAGACGCTAGGGTTCATGTCCAAGAGCTCCTGTATTTGTTCCTTTAGTTTCTTAAGTTCAGTGGGTGTTGTTTTGTATAGTGCCTTAGATATCGGTGTCGTTCCAGGTTCCACGTTGATTCCAAAATCAACTTCTTTGTTAGGAGGCAACCCAGGTAGGTCTTCAAGAAAAAACGTCTTTGAACTCTCTCACTACTGGGACTAAGGAGACAATGGGCATAACTCCCCCATCCACAGTCACACTGGCTAGAAATGCCCACGCCGAGATCACCCCTGGGGTCTCCCTAGTTGACGACCCCTGAAGGCCAGGCTCTCCCCTAATGAAATTCGGAAGGTTACCATTCGAGACTCACAATCAATCACAACTCAGTTCATATTTAACCAATCCATACCAAGAATAATATTGAAGTCCACCATGGTTAGCACAACCAAGTCGGCCTCAAAATCTCAACCAGATACCGTTATTCTTCCAGCCTTCACTATATGTGTGACCTTTAGCAATTTCTCTAACGGTATGGATACCAAAAGTACATTCTCTTGTGGCTCTAATCCTAACAATGGTTGCTCAGCAAATCCAGCCGAAATAAAAGAGTGTGTAGAACCAGAGTTAAATATAGTGAACGTTGAATAACAAAATACAGGTAGCGTACCTACTACCACGGTAGCATGGGCTACTGCTCGCCCCTGCTCCCTAATTCTAAGCGGCAGGTCGGTTCACCTCAAGTACATTTCTATGGGGATAATCAGCAACTCGGTGGCCTGGCTTGCCACACCCAAAACATCCACGTAAGGCGTAACACTCTCCCTTATGAACCTTGTTGCATTTGGGGCACGGTGCCTTATCTTGTTCAGCAGTCCGTCTGCGATGACAAGAACGTCCACGAGTACGCCTATCAAATGTATGGCCATGTCTATTAGCTATTCTCTTTTGACCTGAAATTGTGGGGGCGAACGGGGCTACAGTAATCGACTTGTCTTTTAGATGGTGCATATTCATCGCAAACCTTAAGGCAGAAACATAATCTGGAGGATCATGAGCCACAACAAATCCTTGGATCTCATCCTTGAGGCCCATAATAAAGCGATTGATTTGCATTGATTTGCATTTTTTCGATGCTTACAAACTCAGAAGAAAAAcgtaccaatttgttgaatggtgttttcacacccttataaatggtgttttgttcttctccccgacctatgtgggac
Protein-coding sequences here:
- the LOC111776274 gene encoding uncharacterized protein LOC111776274; translated protein: MIISWLTHSVEADIAKGIIHAKTAHQVWVDLHDQFSQKNAPAIFQIQNSIATMSQGTMALSTYFTKLKALWDELEAYRTPFTCNQRQIHIDQREEDKLMQLLMGLNQSYKTVRSNILMMSPLPNVRQAYSLLVQEEMQRQVTSEPTEKISIASAVQKKTIYSKFAKDKLCEHCNKSGHTINECRILKFHCNFCDRRGHTEDRCRQKNNSGRTRQDNQHNNRGYRSSANMADVSQLNTEEQSPNSIPNFSSEQLRQIAQALSAINHHPSGNSDNHVNVAGLGYGEDDWLG